Proteins encoded together in one Drosophila albomicans strain 15112-1751.03 chromosome 2R, ASM965048v2, whole genome shotgun sequence window:
- the LOC117577256 gene encoding ankyrin repeat and KH domain-containing protein 1-like gives MVASAGGYLDVVNALLNHGANLNEHNVVGHTPLMKAACGGHVEVAQVLLERGANINTRSNEHNESALSVASYKGHIDLVYSLLEAGADDLNFALSAASKGGQVAVAELLLDNGAEVNSSTFPLPSPLECSITNSDLEVTTLLIEAGGNINGAISNGNTYLMMAAGKGDQRMVRLLLENDAAVDVVMENGDTALMIACKKGHTVAASVLLSYGANLEHTTDDKRTPLSEASRAGHLTTSNLLIEKGARK, from the exons ATGGTTGCCAGCGCGGGCGGTTATCTTGATGTGGTAAATGCACTGCTAAACCACGGTGCAAACTTAAATGAGCACAATGTGGTTGGACATACACCGCTGATGAAGGCCGCATGTGGCGGCCATGTGGAAGTAGCCCAG GTACTTCTCGAGCGTGGAGCCAACATCAACACCCGGTCCAATGAGCACAACGAGAGTGCATTGTCAGTGGCTAGTTACAAGGGTCATATTGATTTGGTGTATTCCCTACTGGAAGCTGGCGCTGATGACTTGAACTTCGCTCTTTCAGCGGCTTCAAAAGGTGGCCAAGTGGCAGTAGCGGAGTTATTATTAGACAACGGAGCGGAAGTCAATAGTTCCACCTTTCCACTGCCATCGCCACTCGAATGTTCAATTACCAATAGTGACCTTGAGGTTACCACTTTGCTCATTGAGGCCGGCGGCAACATTAATGGGGCCATTTCAAATGGCAACACTTATCTCATGATGGCAGCTGGCAAGGGGGACCAGAGAATGGTGAGATTGCTATTGGAGAACGATGCGGCTGTGGATGTAGTGATGGAAAATGGAGACACGGCGCTCATGATTGCGTGTAAGAAAGGACATACCGTTGCGGCTAGTGTGCTCCTCTCTTATGGCGCTAATTTGGAGCACACAACGGATGACAAACGTACGCCTCTTAGCGAGGCTAGTCGTGCCGGCCACTTGACGACCTCGAACTTACTTATCGAGAAGGGCGCACGCAAGTAG
- the LOC117577262 gene encoding zinc finger protein 736-like: MRTHAEDKPYKCDQCGRSYAAFDHLRRHKLTHTGERPYAVRQHKISHSGEKPFKCDKCMKAFPTKKGLSIHMRIHNKEAPVTATIISSVGGGGTTNSSAQSQSQDQCNICERFYLTTSSLAAHMRTHAQHSPNRNCRRRSNSNRNG; encoded by the coding sequence ATGCGCACCCATGCCGAGGACAAGCCGTATAAATGCGATCAATGCGGACGCAGCTATGCGGCCTTCGATCATCTGCGTCGCCACAAACTGACGCACACCGGGGAGCGGCCGTATGCGGTCCGGCAACATAAAATCAGTCATTCGGGCGAAAAGCCCTTCAAGTGCGACAAATGCATGAAGGCATTCCCAACCAAGAAAGGCCTCAGTATCCATATGCGTATCCATAATAAGGAGGCGCCCGTCACTGCCACCATCATCAGCAGcgtcggcggcggcggcacaACCAATAGCTCAGCACAGTCCCAATCGCAAGATCAGTGTAACATCTGTGAACGCTTCTATCTGACCACCTCTAGCCTGGCGGCACACATGCGCACCCATGCTCAGCACAGTCCCAATCGCAATTGTCGCcgtcgcagcaacagcaatcgaaACGGTTAA
- the LOC117577260 gene encoding zinc finger protein Gfi-1b-like — protein sequence MCSKQLSTSNSFKYHMQLHGEDRPYVCNICGDSFKTRNANDGHATLHNPNKCRTCGKTYRQASSLLRSHLLSHTGVKPFTCDICGKGLTQKSGYKKHMLTQTGEKPHTCDSCGRSFRYSSNLIAHKRSHTRKVCAVDQQKEQLE from the coding sequence atgTGCAGCAAGCAGCTGAGCACGAGTAACTCCTTTAAATATCACATGCAATTACATGGCGAGGATCGTCCCTATGTGTGCAACATTTGCGGCGATTCATTCAAGACACGCAACGCAAACGATGGCCATGCAACGCTTCACAATCCCAACAAATGTCGCACGTGCGGCAAAACGTATCGTCAGGCCTCTTCGCTGCTGCGCTCCCATCTCTTGAGCCACACCGGTGTCAAGCCCTTCACCTGCGACATATGCGGAAAGGGTTTAACACAGAAGTCCGGCTACAAGAAGCACATGCTGACGCAGACGGGCGAAAAGCCACACACCTGCGACAGCTGTGGACGCAGCTTCCGCTACTCCAGCAATTTGATTGCCCACAAACGTTCGCATACCCGCAAAGTTTGTGCCGTTGATCAACAAAAGGAGCAGCTCGAATAA
- the LOC117577259 gene encoding zinc finger protein 569-like, with amino-acid sequence MCLSLVCDKPYKCDQCGRSYAAFDHLRRHKLTQTGERPYAVRQHKISHSGEKPFKCDKCMKAFPTKKGLSIHMRIHNKEAPVTATIISSVGGGGTTNSSAQSQSQDQCNICERFYLTTSSLAAHMRTHAQHSPNRNCRRRSNSNRNG; translated from the exons ATGTGCTTGTCTCTAGTCTGT GACAAGCCGTATAAATGCGATCAATGCGGACGCAGCTATGCGGCCTTCGATCATCTGCGTCGCCACAAACTGACGCAAACCGGGGAGCGGCCGTATGCGGTCCGGCAACATAAAATCAGTCATTCGGGCGAAAAGCCCTTCAAGTGCGACAAATGCATGAAGGCATTCCCAACCAAGAAAGGCCTCAGTATCCATATGCGTATCCATAATAAGGAGGCGCCCGTCACTGCCACCATCATCAGCAGcgtcggcggcggcggcacaACCAATAGCTCAGCACAGTCCCAATCGCAAGATCAGTGTAACATCTGTGAACGCTTCTATCTGACCACCTCTAGCCTGGCGGCACACATGCGCACCCATGCTCAGCACAGTCCCAATCGCAATTGTCGCcgtcgcagcaacagcaatcgaaACGGTTAA
- the LOC117577261 gene encoding zinc finger protein Gfi-1b-like, which translates to MCSKQLSTSNSFKYHMQLHGEDRPYVCNICGDSFKTRNANDGHATLHNPNKCRTCGKTYRQASSLRSHLLSHTGVKPFTCDICGKGLTQKSGYKKHMLTQTGEKPHTCDSCGRSFRYSSNLIAHKRSHTRKVCAVDQQKEQLK; encoded by the coding sequence atgtGCAGCAAGCAGCTGAGCACGAGTAACTCCTTTAAATATCACATGCAATTGCATGGCGAGGATCGTCCCTATGTGTGCAACATTTGCGGCGATTCATTCAAGACACGCAACGCAAACGATGGCCATGCAACGCTTCACAATCCCAACAAATGTCGCACGTGCGGCAAAACGTATCGTCAGGCCTCTTCGCTGCGCTCCCATCTCTTGAGCCACACCGGTGTCAAGCCCTTCACCTGCGACATATGCGGAAAGGGTTTAACACAGAAGTCCGGCTACAAGAAGCACATGCTGACGCAGACGGGCGAAAAGCCACACACCTGCGACAGCTGTGGACGCAGCTTCCGCTACTCCAGCAATTTGATTGCCCACAAACGTTCGCATACCCGCAAAGTTTGTGCCGTTGATCAACAAAAGGAGCAGCTCAAATAA